In Helianthus annuus cultivar XRQ/B chromosome 3, HanXRQr2.0-SUNRISE, whole genome shotgun sequence, a single window of DNA contains:
- the LOC110932159 gene encoding uncharacterized protein LOC110932159 gives MPKTSNGETPFNLVYGSKAVIPAEIGLTSPRMLSMNAINKEEERRLDLDLLEKRREIEAIKEAKYKTKLEKYYNSKVRVCTFNLGDYVVRDNEASNAERPGKLAPK, from the coding sequence ATGCCAAAGACAAGCAACGGCGAAACACCGTTCAACCTAGTATATGGATCCAAGGCAGTGATACCTGCGGAAATCGGCTTGACATCCCCAAGGATGCTATCTATGAACGCCATCaataaagaagaagaaagaaggtTAGATCTGGACCTTCTAGAAAAAAGAAGAGAAATAGAAGCAATCAAGGAGGCAAAATACAAAACCAAGCTGGAGAAATACTACAATAGTAAGGTTAGAGTCTGCACTTTCAACCTTGGAGATTACGTCGTAAGAGACAACGAAGCATCAAATGCCGAAAGACCAGGTAAACTGGCTCCAAAATAG